In a single window of the Oscarella lobularis chromosome 4, ooOscLobu1.1, whole genome shotgun sequence genome:
- the LOC136186627 gene encoding CMP-N-acetylneuraminate-beta-galactosamide-alpha-2,3-sialyltransferase 2-like isoform X2, which yields MLKARSLLKALVAAVSAGIIGFLVFYHSFNNGVSSRFLTTSWKESAPSRPHPTSKFIEPSSLKCDRVGPKIAASPSLSELFNKATKVLWNEGTRNLSPNVRDYWMNLLHRNRGSLEQALDDLFRAVPGRDVFAEWRKRGCLRCAVIGNSKNMLGSGYGSSIDANDVVFRMNRCPTGGYEKDVGSKTTFHVVYPESAHAYQPGGRLFLVPFKVPDLQWLTSVFNVAYNISDDGYRSRPPASLDANASQVVILHPDLMYEAKVGFRGRTKSYPSTGAMILFASLHLCDEVSVYGFGFGPRGEFGHYYDESAGISLTSHDANVETQLRERLEKENIIRVYKGHYLTLREAR from the exons ATGCTGAAAGCTCGTTCTCTGCTCAAGGCACTAGTAGCAGCAGTGAGCGCAGGCATCATCGGCTTTCTGGTTTTTTATCATTCATTTAATAATG gcgtttcgtcgagattTCTTACTACCTCGTGGAAAGAGTCTGCTCCTTCAAGACCGCATCCGACGTCTAAATTTATCGAACCGTCGTCACTGAAGTGCGATCGAGTCGGGCCCAAAATTGCTGCATCGCCGTCTCTGTCCGAACTCTTCAACAAGGCGACCAAGGTCCTGTGGAACGAAGGCACTAGAAACTTGAGTCCTAACGTGAGAGACTACTGGATG aatcttcttcatcgtAATCGAGGTAGCCTTGAACAGGCTTTGGATGACCTTTTTCGTGCTGTACCCGGTCGAGACGTTTTTGCTGaatggagaaagagaggatGTTTGCGCTGTGCTGTCATTGGAAATTCTAAGAATATGCTCGGTTCGGGCTATGGGTCTTCGATCGATgcaaatgacgtcgtttttcgcatGAATCGTTGTCCAACTGGAGGctacgaaaaagacgtcggaTCGAAGACGACTTTTCATGTCGTTTATCCGGAGAGTGCACATGCGTATCAACCTGGAGGTCGGCTCTTTCTAGTTCCCTTCAAAGTGCCTGACCTCCAGTGGCTTACAAGTGTATTTAATGTCGCGTACAATATTTCGGACGA CGGTTATCGAAGTCGTCCGCCCGCTTCTCTTGATGCCAATGCATCACAG GTTGTTATTCTGCACCCTGATCTTATGTATGAAGCGAAAGTTGGTTTTCGTGGTCGTACAAAGTCTTATCCTTCAACTGGAGCGATGATTTTGTTTGCGTCTTTGCACCTTTGCGACGAA GTCTCCGTGTATGGATTTGGCTTTGGCCCACGCGGGGAATTTGGTCACTATTATGACGAAAGTGCAGGCATTTCACTCACGTCTCATGATGCGAATGTGGAAACTCAGCTAAGAGAACGCCTGGAAAAGGAGAACATTATTAGAGTTTACAAGGGACACTACCTTACCCTACG GGAAGCGCGTTGA
- the LOC136186627 gene encoding CMP-N-acetylneuraminate-beta-galactosamide-alpha-2,3-sialyltransferase 1-like isoform X1: MSQRTIGMYCPSACATFLCHLYNTMAKACSLLKVAAVSTGILCFVCFYHSLYNGVSLKFPTVLSKGPAPPRTHPTSKFIQPSLPKCDPVGPKIAASSSLSELFIKTTRILWNKDTRKLGPIVRDYWMNLIRRNRGSLEQALDDLFRVVPGRDVFAEWRKRGCLRCAVVGNSKNMLGSGYGSSIDANDVVFRMNRCPTEGYEKDVGSKTTFHVVYPASAHAYQPGGRLFLVPFKVPDLQWLTSAFTSNVTYKIPYDTYRRRPPASVDANASQVVILHPDLMYETKIGTHGRTRSYPSTGVMILFASLHLCDEVSVYGFGFGSHGEFGHYYNKSAGNPHTSHDTNVETQLRERLEKENIIRVYKGRYPE, from the exons ATGAGTCAGAGAACCATCGGCATGTACTGTCcgagcgcatgcgcgactTTCCTGTGCCACTTGTACAACACCATGGCAAAGGCCTGCTCTCTGCTCAAAGTAGCAGCAGTGAGCACAGGCATACTCTGCTTCGTCTGTTTTTATCATTCATTGTATAATG GCGTTTCGTTGAAGTTCCCCACTGTCTTGTCGAAAGGGCCTGCTCCCCCACGAACGCAcccgacgtcaaaattcaTCCAACCATCGCTACCAAAGTGCGATCCAGTCGGGCCCAAAATTGctgcctcgtcgtcgctttctgaACTCTTCATCAAGACGACTAGGATCCTGTGGAACAAAGACACTAGAAAACTGGGTCCTATCGTGAGAGACTACTGGATG AATCTTATTCGTCGTAATCGAGGTAGCCTTGAACAAGCTTTGGATGACCTTTTTCGTGTTGTACCCGGTCGAGACGTTTTTGCTGaatggagaaagagaggatGTTTGCGCTGTGCTGTCGTTGGAAATTCCAAGAATATGCTCGGTTCGGGCTATGGGTCTTCGATCGATgcaaatgacgtcgtttttcgcatGAATCGTTGTCCAACCGAAGGCTACGAAAAAGATGTCGGATCGAAGACGACTTTTCATGTCGTTTATCCGGCGAGTGCACATGCGTATCAACCTGGAGGTCGGCTCTTTCTAGTTCCCTTCAAAGTGCCTGATCTCCAGTGGCTTACGAGTGCATTCACCAGCAATGTCACCTACAAGATTCCGTACGA CACTTACCGGAGACGTCCGCCCGCTTCTGTTGATGCCAATGCATCACAG GTTGTTATTCTACACCCTGATCTTATGTATGAAACGAAAATTGGTACTCATGGTCGTACACGGTCTTATCCGTCAACCGGAGTGATGATTTTGTTTGCGTCTTTGCATCTTTGCGACGAA GTTTCCGTGTATGGATTTGGCTTTGGCTCGCACGGAGAATTTGGTCACTATTATAATAAAAGTGCGGGAAATCCGCACACGTCTCACGATACGAATGTGGAAACTCAGCTAAGGGAACGTTTGGAAAAAGAGAACATAATTAGAGTGTACAAAGGACGCTATCCCGAATGA
- the LOC136186626 gene encoding uncharacterized protein — translation MAAHHQERPRNVLCKYFMSGVCREGAACPFSHDWSKKPEMVCRYYLQGSCVYGSQCRYDHVKGPSAGRTRQTESERVLPEPVKLAPAKITVNLSQMVSLSKPSNQQPVGSFKVPENWADAPEFVPSWLQSSSNSTEKAADATEADIDDYYYGTEAPSYSDAARAGIEVIDELSAEEAASLLCPFAEMGSCPFETCPYLHGLVCDICGKQCLHPYNPQQQEEHKRECQVEIEKDIEYTFAYKRSQGIQCSICLDVVMDKRNPVDRRFGILSDCKHPFCLPCIRKWRNLSHADNKIIRACPICRVPSWFVTPSITWIVEDEEKKRLIDEYKQALSAKPCRYYNFGNGSCPFGTSCFYKHVAVDGTVQIPDVQLRHYCNAEGESRVVKTPKLWDFMKPRTEPH, via the exons ATGGCTGCACATCATCAAGAGCGTCCAAGAAATGTTCTATGCAA GTACTTCATGTCAGGAGTATGCCGCGAAGGCGCCGCCTGTCCATTTTCGCACGACTGGTCGAAAAAGCCCGAAATGGTCTGCAGATACTATTTGCAAGGATCGTGCGTCTACGGCTCGCAGTGTCGCTACGATCACGTCAAGGGACCGTCGGCTGGACGAACGCGTCAAACTGAAAGCGA GAGAGTCTTGCCTGAACCAGTCAAACTTGCACCGGCTAAAATCACT GTTAATTTATCGCAAATGGTTAGCCTGTCTAAGCCTTCGAATCAGCAACCTGTCGGCTCTTTTAAAGTTCCAGAAAATTGGGCAGATGCACCTGAATTTGTACCG TCTTGGCTTCAATCTTCATCTAATTCAACAGAAAAGGCTGCGGATGCAACTGAAGCTGACATAGATGACTATTACTATGGCACTGAAGCACCTTCGTATTCAGATGCAGCGAGAGCGGGAATCGAAGTCATTGATGAATTAAGTGCTGAAGAAGCCGCTTCTTTG CTTTGTCCGTTTGCAGAAATGGGCTCGTGTCCTTTTGAAAC CTGTCCTTATCTTCACGGTCTTGTGTGTGATATTTGTGGCAAACAGTGTCTCCACCCCTACAACCCGCAGCAGCAGGAAG aacATAAGAGAGAATGCCAAGtggaaatagaaaaagacaTTGAATACACGTTTGCGTACAAAAG aaGCCAAGGAATACAGTGCAGCATTTGTTTGGACGTAGTAATGGATAAACGAAATCCGGTAGACCGGCGTTTCGGAATTTTAT CGGACTGCAAACATCCTTTCTGTCTTCCTTGCATAAGAAAATGGAGAAATTTGTCTCACGCCGATAATAAGATAATAAG AGCTTGCCCCATATGTCGTGTTCCTTCCTGGTTCGTCACTCCT AGCATCACTTGGATTGTagaagacgaggaaaagaaacgactaATAGACGAATATAAGCAAGCGCTTAG TGCTAAACCGTGCAGATACTATAACTTCGGAAATGGAAGTTGCCCTTTCGGAACGAGTTGCTTCTACAAGCAcg tGGCCGTGGACGGAACTGTTCAAATTCCCGACGTCCAGCTTCGTCATTACTGCAACGCCGAGGGCGAGTCAAGAGTCGTCAAGACACCAAA ACTATGGGACTTTATGAAACCTCGCACGGAACCGCACTAA
- the LOC136186624 gene encoding set1/Ash2 histone methyltransferase complex subunit ASH2-like, with product MESMDVAGNAGKHPLSEAPLSNTRQQNLDDSQSNDAHDEEAKERELTGTKERDESSIQILSSPQSMNDQAPVPPKPAPEPPSADATSRSLSNTATVSAIAPAPAPAPAPAPAPAPAPAPAPAEKRRAPTRKKGEGAGKRRGGSLEGGTAGGGGGSQSSSSKRTRGDVSTVSAQKLPAHGFPLEHPFNKDGYRYALAELDPHVEDDLETYVGKAVPARLYRRVVPESVMLSMNDRASQLKLSDDRMSVNGEKGYCMARATHGVRRGAWYFEVVIKEMGPDAACRLGWSQAYGNLQAPLGYDKFGYSWRSKRGTRFHQSCGRHYSVGYETGDVLGFFIYLPKRSADERPILPLTHKDDALIKFKNFLYFERKDWVEKAVKALKPLPGSRIECFKNGVSQGVAWEDIFDGTYYPAVSLYKNVAVSVNFGPSLICPPRGLNDYQLMSDVVLKACIEQTMADMMYNMEFEEEASQGGPLYQPPVSRSRKHAARQQVVPDT from the coding sequence ATGGAGTCTATGGACGTCGCAGGCAACGCAGGCAAACATCCGCTATCGGAGGCGCCACTATCAAACACTCGTCAGCAAAATCTCGACGATTCTCAATCGAACGACGCACATgatgaagaagcaaaagaaagagaactaACAGGAACAAAAGAGAGAGATGAATCGAGCATACAGATTCTTTCTTCACCTCAGTCAATGAACGATCAAGCGCCAGTGCCACCGAAACCAGCACCAGAACCTCCATCAGCTGATGCAACATCTCGATCCCTAAGCAACACCGCTACAGTATCAGCAAtagcaccagcaccagcaccagcaccagcaccagcaccagcaccagcaccagcaccagcaccagcaccagcagaaaaaagacgcgcaccaacgcgaaaaaaaggtGAAGGAGCCGGAAAGCGACGTGGCGGCTCACTCGAGGGAGGAAcagccggcggcggcggcggcagccaatcgtcgtcctcgaaGCGAACTAGAGGCGACGTGTCGACGGTGTCGGCGCAAAAATTGCCGGCACACGGCTTTCCCCTCGAGCATCCGTTCAATAAGGACGGCTATCGATACGCGCTCGCCGAATTGGATCCCCACGTGGAAGACGATCTTGAGACGTACGTCGGCAAGGCGGTGCCGGCTCGACTCTATCGACGCGTCGTGCCGGAATCCGTGATGCTGTCGATGAACGATCGAGCGTCGCAGTTGAAGTTGTCCGATGATCGAATGAGCGTGAACGGCGAGAAGGGCTATTGCATGGCGAGAGCGACGCACGGCGTGCGACGAGGCGCTTGGTATTTCGAAGTCGTCATCAAGGAGATGGGTCCCGATGCCGCCTGTCGATTGGGATGGTCGCAGGCGTACGGAAATCTTCAGGCGCCGCTTGGCTACGATAAGTTTGGGTATTCGTGGCGGAGTAAGAGGGGAACGCGATTTCATCAGAGTTGCGGTCGGCATTATAGCGTGGGTTACGAGACGGGCGACGTACTCGGCTTCTTTATCTATCTTCCAAAACGGTCGGCGGACGAGCGTCCAATCTTGCCGCTCACTCACAAGGACGACGCACTGATCAAgttcaaaaattttctctatttcgAACGAAAGGATTGGGTCGAGAAGGCGGTGAAAGCGCTCAAACCGTTACCCGGTAGTCGCATCGAATGTTTCAAGAACGGCGTATCGCAGGGCGTTGCTTGGGAGGACATTTTCGACGGGACTTATTACCCGGCCGTTTCGCTCTACAAGAATGTCGCCGTGTCCGTCAATTTCGGCCCGTCGCTCATCTGTCCGCCAAGAGGCCTAAACGACTATCAGCTGatgagcgacgtcgttctgaaAGCGTGCATTGAACAGACTATGGCCGATATGATGTACAATATGGAGTTCGAAGAGGAGGCAAGTCAGGGAGGGCCTCTGTATCAGCCGCCCGTGTCGCGTTCGAGAAAGCACGCGGCGAGGCAGCAAGTCGTTCCTGATACTTAA
- the LOC136186628 gene encoding ubiquitin carboxyl-terminal hydrolase isozyme L5-like produces the protein MSSGNWCLIESDPGVFSELIRGFGVSGVQVEEMWSLEEGEFEKLEPVHGLVFLFKWRPDEKVSGTLVSDSRKTDFFFAKQVIMNACATQAILSVLLNCNHPDVDLGQNLTRFKEFTSSMDPSLKGLSLTNSSEIREVHNSFARQQTFEFDPSVKDKDDAFHFVSYLPIDGRLYELDGLKEGPIDHGSIGERSWFSLCREVLQKRIESFKANEIHFNLMAIVSDQRMLYAKLAQKLEEDKAKILQDLEVMAKGEDPRCAELRKSLERIEEQISGAKLKLEAEAEKVQRYQIENIRRKHNYVPLIMELLKILAQKKELVPLMKKSIEKVKSKREAAKESAPVS, from the exons ATGTCTTCGGGCAATTGGTGCTTGATCGAGAGCGATCCTGGCGTTTTCTCGGAACTCATCAGGGGATTCG GAGTGAGTGGAGTGCAAGTCGAGGAAATGTGGTCGCTGGAGGAAGGAGAATTCGAGAAATTGGA ACCGGTTCACGGACTCGTCTTCCTATTCAAATGGAGACCCGATGAAAAAGTGTCCGGAACGCTCGTCTCTGATTCAAGAAAAAcggactttttcttcgcaaaaCAG GTTATTATGAATGCGTGTGCTACCCAAGCGATTCTAAGCGTTCTTCTCAACTGCAATCATcctgacgtcgatttgggTCAGAATCTGACGAGATTTAAAGAATTTACTTCATCAATGGATCCATCT ctgAAGGGCCTGTCTCTAACAAATTCTTCCGAAATTCGAGAAGTGCACAACAGCTTTGCCAG GCAGCAGACGTTTGAGTTTGATCCATCAGTTAAAGACAAGGATGACGCTTTTCATTTTGTCAGCTATCTTCCCATTGACGGCCGTCTCTATGAATTAGATGGACTGAAAGAAGGGCCTATCGACCACGGAAGCATTGGTGAACGCAGTTGGTTTAGTCTTTGCAGGGAAGTCCTCCAAAAACGCATTGAAAG TTTCAAAGCGAATGAGATTCATTTCAATTTGATGGCTATTGTGTCTGATCAACGCATGCTGTACGCAAAACTAGCTCAAAAACTGGAGGAAGATAAGGCAAAGATACTTCAAGAT ttAGAAGTCATGGCCAAGGGAGAAGATCCTCGTTGTGCCGAATTGAGGAAGAGCCTTGAGCGCATCGAGGAGCAGATTTCAGGAGCCAAGCTGAAGCTGGAAGCGGAGGCGGAAAAAGTACAAAGATATCAG ATTGAAAATATCAGACGTAAGCACAATTACGTTCCACTGATTATGGAACTGCTAAAGATCCTTGCACAGAAAAAGGAACTCGTTCCCCTAATGAAAAAG tctATTGAAAAGGTGAAGTCCAAGAGAGAAGCCGCCAAAGAATCGGCGCCTGTCTCATAG
- the LOC136186629 gene encoding calcineurin subunit B-like yields MGAGESSVSEEEIRELGKDTVFTPKEIRSLVRRYLTIDPSGKRGILLQDAFDMSEFCLPRLLHGFVSLYASKPPENEETSIEDRRLHIDQYIRLMSLLSPRTLESDKLQKFFLVCDVDGDGKLSENDLYSTFRMIYGEQSRAVTGEQLNEIIHGLLTTKEGTKRDHLPIEEFIQLIPASEIAEKFTVNVSLQ; encoded by the exons ATG GGCGCAGGAGAATCGTCGGTcagcgaagaagagatcAGAGAACTCGGAAAGGACACTGTGT TTACACCAAAGGAAATCAGGAGCCTCGTTCGAAGATATCTGACGATAGATCCGTCGGGTAAACGTGGCATTCTCCTACAAGATGCGTTCGACATGTCCGAGTTCTGCCTACCCCGTCTTCTCCATGGATTCGTATCCCTTTATGCGTCCAAACCGCCagagaacgaagaaacgtcgatcGAAGACCGTCGTCTGCACATAGACCAATATATCAGGCTCATGTCACTTCTGAGTCCGAGAACTCTTGAATCAGACAAACTTCAGA AGTTCTTTCTCGTGTGTGACGTAGACGGTGACGGAAAATTGTCTGAAAATGATCTCTATTCTACGTTTCGGATGATTTATGGTGAACAGAGTCGAGCAGTCACCGGCGAACAATTGAACGAAATTATACATGGACTACTGACAACAAAGGAGGGAACCAAACGAGATCACCTTCCAATCGAAGAATTCATTCAA CTCATCCCGGCGTCAGAAATAGCGGAAAAATTTACGGTGAACGTGTCTCTACAGTAG